A window of Chloracidobacterium sp. N contains these coding sequences:
- the polA gene encoding DNA polymerase I, translating into MPTSPNARHRLFLVDAMAHIYRAYYAVRGLATKSGQPTNAVFGFTSIVRKLQKTYAPEYLVVAMDSAAPSFRKAWFEDYKANRAEMPADLQEQIPVIEKVCDALRIPRVKVDGYEADDLIGTLARLAVEQGLEAVIVSNDKDMTQLVRDGVSILRVDNKSGEFVFCDRAGVEAWIGVPPEQVVDVLALWGDSSDNIPGAPGIGEKGAVQIIRQFGSLDEALARHAEVSRKTYREALRDHQATIALAKRLVTICQEAPVTLDLEAFRSQPPDAAACHELFSALEFKALTTEFAKLLAAAEQVPAATPTAAVTTSYHGLTTAEALRRAFDSVYARDSFAFHFEDDAGVMTCGSLSFGPGHALRFERAALDAGARDGLLEILANGLVNKACHDAKRALYLINCPPHSGVPATGALASGHDFRFESLRDDVHLAGYLLDPGIKAERLTLTGLAETYLGLEAGAVQALDPADVVSRLQAVLRPKLESEGLLTVYETMELPLTPVLYDVECAGVRIDPAPLVELEAELRRELERLTTEIYELAGEPFNINSPQQVADIFEKLNYETSKKTATGRISTSADVLEELAERYDLPRLILEYREHEKLLNTYVTVLPRLVHPATGRLHTTFTQTVTATGRLSSVRPNLQNIPIRTEIGRRTRRAFVAEEGCRLISADYSQIELRLLAHITEDARMTAAFQAGEDIHERTARDVFGAQTPEELQATRRLAKATNFGIAYGVGAYGLARNVGIGRKEAKKAIDAYFAAYPGIRRYMEETPENARRTGVVRTLYGRLRRMPDLNSRNFTVRSRAEREAINAPIQGTAADLMKLAMIEVARRLPAAFPRARLVLQVHDELLLEAPADDAPGVAALVRSVMEGVATLRVPLVVEARIGTNWLEAK; encoded by the coding sequence ATGCCGACTTCACCGAACGCCCGTCACCGCCTGTTTCTGGTTGATGCCATGGCGCACATTTATCGCGCCTACTATGCCGTACGGGGTCTGGCGACGAAGTCCGGCCAGCCGACCAACGCCGTTTTTGGCTTTACCTCGATTGTGCGCAAGCTGCAAAAGACCTACGCGCCGGAGTACCTTGTGGTGGCGATGGATTCGGCCGCGCCTTCGTTTCGCAAGGCGTGGTTTGAGGATTACAAGGCCAACCGGGCCGAGATGCCGGCGGATTTGCAGGAGCAGATTCCGGTCATCGAAAAGGTCTGTGATGCGCTGCGGATTCCGCGTGTCAAGGTGGATGGCTACGAGGCCGATGATCTGATCGGGACGCTGGCACGGCTGGCCGTGGAACAGGGGCTGGAAGCGGTCATTGTCAGCAATGACAAGGACATGACGCAGCTTGTCCGCGACGGCGTCAGCATTCTGCGGGTGGATAACAAGTCGGGTGAGTTCGTTTTTTGCGACCGGGCCGGCGTCGAGGCCTGGATTGGTGTTCCGCCGGAGCAGGTGGTGGATGTGCTGGCGCTCTGGGGGGACAGCTCCGACAACATCCCCGGCGCGCCCGGCATTGGTGAAAAAGGGGCGGTACAGATCATCCGCCAGTTTGGCTCACTGGATGAAGCTCTGGCGCGTCATGCGGAGGTGTCGCGCAAGACGTACCGGGAAGCCCTGCGCGATCACCAGGCGACCATTGCGCTGGCGAAACGGCTGGTGACGATTTGCCAGGAAGCCCCTGTGACGCTGGACCTGGAGGCGTTTCGCAGTCAGCCGCCGGACGCCGCCGCCTGCCATGAGCTTTTTTCGGCGCTGGAGTTCAAGGCGCTGACGACCGAATTTGCCAAACTGCTGGCGGCAGCGGAGCAGGTTCCGGCCGCGACGCCGACCGCTGCCGTGACGACCAGCTACCACGGGTTGACCACGGCCGAGGCCCTGCGCCGCGCCTTTGACAGCGTCTATGCGCGGGACAGCTTTGCGTTTCACTTTGAGGACGACGCCGGCGTGATGACGTGCGGCAGCCTGTCGTTTGGCCCGGGGCATGCCCTGCGCTTTGAACGCGCCGCGCTGGATGCCGGGGCGCGGGACGGCCTGCTGGAAATCCTGGCCAATGGGCTGGTCAACAAGGCCTGCCATGACGCCAAGCGTGCGCTGTATCTCATCAACTGTCCGCCGCACAGCGGCGTACCGGCGACGGGGGCGCTGGCTTCCGGGCATGACTTCCGGTTTGAGAGTCTGCGTGACGACGTACATCTGGCGGGGTATCTGCTTGATCCTGGCATCAAGGCCGAGCGGTTGACGCTGACCGGGTTGGCTGAAACGTATCTGGGGCTGGAGGCGGGGGCCGTGCAGGCTCTTGACCCGGCGGATGTGGTCAGCCGGTTGCAGGCGGTGTTGCGCCCGAAGTTGGAAAGCGAGGGGCTGCTGACAGTGTACGAGACGATGGAACTGCCGCTGACGCCGGTGCTCTACGATGTCGAATGTGCCGGTGTCAGGATCGATCCCGCCCCGTTGGTTGAGCTTGAAGCCGAGCTGCGCCGGGAACTGGAGCGGTTGACGACCGAAATTTATGAACTGGCCGGGGAGCCGTTCAACATCAACTCACCGCAGCAGGTGGCCGACATTTTTGAGAAGCTCAACTACGAGACTTCAAAAAAGACAGCCACGGGCCGGATTTCGACCAGCGCCGATGTGCTGGAGGAACTGGCGGAGAGGTATGACCTGCCCCGGTTGATTCTCGAATATCGGGAGCATGAGAAGCTGCTGAACACGTATGTGACAGTCCTGCCGCGTCTGGTGCATCCGGCCACGGGACGTTTGCACACGACCTTCACCCAGACGGTGACGGCGACGGGGCGGTTGTCATCAGTACGTCCGAACCTGCAGAACATTCCGATTCGGACGGAAATAGGACGGCGTACGCGCCGGGCGTTTGTGGCGGAGGAAGGCTGTCGGCTGATTTCGGCGGACTATTCGCAGATTGAGCTGCGTTTGCTGGCGCACATCACGGAGGATGCCCGGATGACGGCCGCCTTTCAGGCCGGGGAGGACATCCACGAGCGGACGGCGCGGGATGTGTTTGGGGCGCAGACGCCGGAGGAACTTCAGGCGACGCGGCGGCTGGCGAAGGCGACGAATTTTGGGATTGCCTACGGGGTTGGGGCGTATGGTCTGGCGCGCAATGTGGGCATCGGGCGCAAGGAGGCCAAAAAGGCAATAGATGCATATTTTGCGGCATATCCCGGCATCCGGCGCTACATGGAGGAGACGCCGGAGAACGCGCGGCGGACGGGTGTGGTACGGACGCTGTATGGGCGTTTGCGGCGGATGCCGGACCTGAACAGTCGGAATTTCACGGTGCGGTCACGGGCGGAGCGGGAGGCGATCAATGCGCCGATTCAGGGGACGGCGGCGGATTTGATGAAGCTGGCGATGATTGAGGTCGCGCGGCGGCTGCCGGCGGCTTTTCCGCGGGCGCGGCTGGTGTTGCAGGTGCATGACGAGTTGTTGCTGGAGGCGCCGGCGGATGACGCGCCGGGGGTGGCGGCGTTGGTCAGGTCGGTGATGGAGGGCGTGGCGACGCTGCGCGTGCCGTTGGTGGTCGAGGCGCGCATCGGGACAAACTGGCTGGAAGCGAAGTGA